The proteins below are encoded in one region of Tsuneonella sp. CC-YZS046:
- a CDS encoding NADP-dependent isocitrate dehydrogenase, whose protein sequence is MAKIKVKNPVVEIDGDEMTRIIWEWIRERLILPYLDIDLKYYDLSIEKRDETDDQITVDAANAIKEFGVGVKCATITPDEARVEEFSLKSMWKSPNGTIRNILGGVVFREPIVIKNVPRLVPGWTDPIVVGRHAFGDQYKATDTLIPGPGKLRLVFEGDDGKNIDLEVFQFPSSGVAMAMYNLDDSIRDFARASMNYGLGLGWPVYLSTKNTILKAYDGRFKDLFEEIYQNEFKAQFEAKGITYEHRLIDDMVASALKWSGKFVWACKNYDGDVQSDTVAQGFGSLGLMTSVLMSPDGKTVEAEAAHGTVTRHYRQHQQGKATSTNPIASIFAWTRGLIYRGRFDDTPDVVRFAETLERVCIETVEGGQMTKDLALLIGPEQSWMTTEKFFEAIVENLEREMNKQG, encoded by the coding sequence ATGGCAAAGATCAAGGTTAAGAACCCCGTTGTCGAAATCGACGGCGACGAGATGACTCGGATCATATGGGAATGGATTCGCGAGCGCCTGATCCTCCCCTATCTCGACATTGATCTGAAATATTACGATCTTTCCATTGAAAAGCGGGACGAAACCGACGACCAGATCACGGTCGACGCCGCCAATGCGATCAAGGAATTCGGCGTCGGCGTGAAATGCGCGACCATCACCCCCGACGAAGCCCGCGTCGAGGAATTCAGCCTCAAAAGCATGTGGAAATCGCCCAACGGCACCATCCGCAATATCCTGGGCGGCGTGGTCTTCCGCGAACCGATCGTCATCAAGAACGTGCCTCGCCTGGTGCCGGGCTGGACCGACCCGATCGTGGTCGGACGCCATGCCTTCGGCGACCAGTACAAAGCAACCGACACCCTTATCCCCGGCCCCGGCAAGCTGCGCCTCGTGTTCGAAGGCGATGACGGCAAGAACATCGATCTGGAGGTGTTCCAGTTCCCCAGCTCCGGCGTCGCCATGGCGATGTACAATCTGGACGATTCGATCCGCGACTTCGCCCGCGCATCCATGAATTACGGCCTGGGCCTCGGCTGGCCGGTATATCTTTCCACCAAGAACACGATCCTCAAGGCCTATGACGGCCGCTTCAAGGATCTGTTCGAGGAAATCTACCAGAACGAGTTCAAGGCGCAGTTCGAGGCCAAGGGCATCACTTACGAGCACCGCCTGATCGACGACATGGTGGCCAGCGCCCTGAAATGGAGCGGCAAGTTCGTCTGGGCCTGCAAGAACTACGATGGCGACGTCCAGTCCGATACGGTCGCCCAGGGCTTCGGCTCGCTCGGCCTCATGACTTCGGTGCTGATGTCTCCGGACGGCAAGACGGTGGAAGCGGAAGCCGCCCACGGCACCGTTACCCGTCACTATCGCCAGCATCAGCAAGGCAAGGCGACCTCCACCAATCCGATCGCGTCCATCTTCGCCTGGACCCGCGGCCTGATCTATCGCGGCCGCTTCGACGATACGCCGGATGTGGTGCGGTTTGCCGAAACGCTCGAGCGCGTCTGCATCGAGACTGTCGAAGGCGGGCAGATGACCAAGGATCTCGCCCTGCTGATCGGCCCGGAACAGAGCTGGATGACCACCGAGAAATTCTTCGAGGCAATCGTGGAAAATCTCGAGCGGGAAATGAACAAGCAGGGCTGA
- a CDS encoding alpha-ketoacid dehydrogenase subunit beta translates to MTMVQAINSALRVMMARDDRIVVLGEDVGYFGGVFRVTAGLQAEFGKQRCFDTPISECGIIGAAIGMAAYGLRPVPEIQFADYIYPGLDQIISEAARIRYRSAGDFICPMTVRVPFGGGIFGGQTHSQSPESLFTHISGIKTVVPSTPRDAKGLLIAAIEDNDPVIFMEPKRCYNGPFNGKYDQPARSWADHPDADVDEEYFRIPLGKAKIVREGDECTILTYGTMVHVAGQVLEDRGINGELIDLRTLLPLDIEAIEASVRKTGRCLIIHEATRTSGFGAELSALVQERCFYHLEAPIERVTGFDTPYPHSLEWAYFPGPIRIGEALDRLMQD, encoded by the coding sequence ATGACGATGGTCCAGGCTATCAACAGCGCGCTTCGCGTGATGATGGCACGGGATGATCGCATCGTCGTGCTGGGCGAGGATGTGGGATATTTCGGCGGCGTGTTCCGGGTCACCGCCGGCTTGCAGGCGGAATTCGGCAAGCAACGCTGCTTCGATACCCCCATCAGCGAATGCGGGATCATCGGCGCGGCAATCGGAATGGCTGCCTATGGATTGCGCCCCGTGCCGGAAATCCAGTTTGCCGATTACATCTATCCCGGCCTGGATCAGATCATCAGCGAAGCGGCCCGGATCAGATATCGTTCGGCGGGGGACTTCATCTGCCCGATGACGGTCCGCGTGCCGTTCGGAGGCGGCATTTTCGGCGGGCAGACGCACAGCCAGTCCCCGGAGAGCCTGTTCACCCATATTTCCGGCATCAAGACGGTTGTGCCGTCCACCCCCCGCGACGCCAAGGGCCTGCTGATCGCCGCCATCGAGGACAACGATCCGGTGATCTTCATGGAGCCCAAGCGCTGCTATAACGGGCCGTTCAACGGCAAATACGATCAGCCTGCGAGGAGCTGGGCCGATCATCCCGATGCCGATGTCGACGAGGAATATTTCAGAATACCGCTGGGGAAGGCGAAGATCGTGCGCGAGGGGGATGAATGCACGATCCTGACATATGGAACGATGGTGCATGTCGCCGGGCAGGTCCTCGAAGACCGTGGGATCAATGGGGAACTGATCGATCTCAGGACCCTGCTGCCGCTCGACATCGAAGCGATCGAGGCTTCGGTCAGGAAGACGGGCCGCTGCCTGATTATTCACGAAGCTACCCGGACGAGCGGCTTCGGCGCGGAGCTGTCGGCCCTGGTGCAGGAGCGCTGCTTCTATCATCTCGAAGCGCCGATCGAACGGGTGACCGGCTTCGACACGCCATATCCCCATTCGCTGGAATGGGCGTATTTCCCGGGGCCGATCCGGATCGGCGAGGCCCTGGATCGACTGATGCAGGATTAG
- a CDS encoding 3-methyl-2-oxobutanoate dehydrogenase (2-methylpropanoyl-transferring) subunit alpha, translated as MKRDDMEAGKGAANRPPLSLHVPEPHFRPGDKVDYSYLKIPEPDAIPRPDETAEAGGMHALAYGLIRVLDDGNRAVGSWNPRLDPDTLLLMLRKMALIRAFDDRMFRAQRQGKTSFYVKSTGEEAVSIGAALALDREDMCFPSYRQPGILIARDYPIERMMNQIYSNRLDPLMGRQLPIMYSAKSHGFFTISGNLTTQYPQAVGWAMASASKGDTRIAAAWCGEGSTSEGDFHNGLTFAAVYNAPCIFNVVNNQYAISSFSGFAGSERTTFAARAIGYGIPGLRVDGNDILAVYAATRWAADRARLNLGPSLIELFTYRAEAHSTSDDPSAYRSAQEREEWPLGDPITRLKRHCIAEGIWDAERQEAMDLEVAREVQAAQKEAERNGILGHGLHQPDQTMFQDVFEKLPWHLKEQCAQAIHERKLKWPE; from the coding sequence ATGAAACGGGATGACATGGAAGCCGGCAAGGGGGCTGCCAACCGCCCTCCCTTGAGCCTGCATGTTCCGGAACCGCATTTCCGCCCCGGCGACAAGGTCGATTACAGCTATCTCAAGATACCCGAGCCTGACGCGATCCCACGGCCCGACGAAACGGCCGAGGCAGGGGGGATGCATGCGCTGGCCTATGGCCTGATCCGCGTGCTGGACGACGGCAATCGGGCGGTGGGCAGCTGGAATCCCCGGCTCGATCCCGACACGCTGCTGCTGATGCTGCGCAAGATGGCGTTGATACGGGCGTTCGACGACCGGATGTTTCGGGCGCAAAGGCAGGGCAAGACCAGTTTCTATGTCAAGTCGACCGGCGAGGAGGCGGTATCCATCGGGGCCGCCCTGGCGCTTGACCGCGAGGACATGTGCTTTCCCAGCTACCGCCAGCCGGGAATATTGATCGCGCGCGATTATCCGATCGAGCGGATGATGAACCAGATCTATTCCAACCGGCTCGATCCGCTGATGGGGCGCCAGCTGCCGATCATGTATTCCGCGAAGAGCCATGGCTTCTTCACGATCTCCGGCAATCTCACCACGCAATATCCGCAAGCGGTCGGCTGGGCGATGGCCAGCGCCTCGAAGGGCGACACCCGCATCGCCGCCGCATGGTGCGGGGAAGGCTCCACCTCGGAAGGGGATTTCCACAACGGCCTCACCTTCGCCGCCGTCTACAATGCCCCATGCATTTTCAATGTAGTGAACAATCAATATGCTATTTCCAGCTTTTCAGGATTTGCGGGAAGCGAGCGGACCACCTTCGCGGCGCGGGCCATCGGTTACGGCATCCCCGGTTTGCGGGTTGACGGGAACGACATACTGGCGGTCTATGCGGCAACCCGCTGGGCGGCCGACCGGGCGAGGTTGAACCTCGGCCCCTCGCTGATCGAGCTTTTCACCTATCGGGCGGAGGCGCACAGCACATCGGATGATCCGTCCGCCTATCGCAGCGCGCAGGAACGGGAGGAGTGGCCGCTGGGCGACCCGATCACCCGCCTCAAGCGCCATTGCATCGCGGAGGGCATCTGGGACGCGGAACGGCAAGAGGCGATGGATCTGGAAGTGGCGAGGGAAGTGCAGGCCGCCCAGAAGGAGGCGGAGCGCAATGGCATCCTCGGCCATGGCCTTCACCAGCCCGACCAGACCATGTTCCAGGATGTGTTCGAGAAACTGCCGTGGCACCTGAAGGAGCAATGCGCCCAGGCCATTCACGAAAGGAAGCTGAAGTGGCCCGAATGA